A single Deinococcus detaillensis DNA region contains:
- a CDS encoding M-like protein codes for MTQDETRHDPATTADANQEPTNVELQFMGRVDARAELAARVEAESSEAGAYKERGMDKHDVALKGTMDASNPPSTNMGDADGELTP; via the coding sequence ATGACGCAAGATGAGACCCGCCATGATCCCGCAACCACTGCTGACGCGAACCAGGAGCCGACCAACGTGGAATTGCAGTTCATGGGCCGCGTTGACGCGCGCGCGGAACTGGCCGCCCGGGTCGAGGCCGAGAGCAGTGAAGCTGGAGCCTACAAGGAGCGCGGCATGGACAAGCACGATGTGGCCCTGAAAGGCACGATGGACGCCAGCAATCCCCCCAGCACCAACATGGGCGACGCCGACGGGGAGCT